The Mauremys mutica isolate MM-2020 ecotype Southern chromosome 1, ASM2049712v1, whole genome shotgun sequence genome has a segment encoding these proteins:
- the LOC123367790 gene encoding olfactory receptor 52E2-like — MASFNLTPSDTSTFILMGIPGLEASHVLISIPLSMFYIMGLLGNFTLLFVVGKEKSLHKPMYLLICMLALTDIGTSTSVMPKALCIFWFNLKGITVGGCLTQMFFLHAVSVMHSAVLVTMAFDRYVAICNPLRYTTILTNARIAKLGLVGLIRAVVFVLPAPLLLSGQPFCANRIIPHTHCDHIAVAKMSCGDITVNRTYCLVILFVIAGLDLTLIALSYGLIIKAVFRISHKEAHQKALNTCTAHICVMLTSYTPLLFSSLTYEFGQGIAPHVHIILANLYFLIPPMLNPIIYGAKTKELRDKVVKYICRM, encoded by the coding sequence ATGGCATCCTtcaacctcaccccctctgacACTTCAACATTCATCTTAATGGGCATCCCTGGCCTAGAGGCTTCCCATGTCCTGATTTCCATCCCTTTGTCTATGTTCTACATTATGggcctgttgggaaatttcaCGCTTCTGTTTGTTGTAGGGAAAGAGAAGTCCCTGCACAAGCCAATGTACCTGCTGATCTGCATGCTGGCACTCACAGACATTGGCACGTCTACTTCTGTCATGCCAAAAGCcctgtgtatattttggttcaatttgaaaggcattactgtgggtggctgcctcacccagatgttcttccttcatgCGGTTTCTGTGATGCACTCAGCCGTCCTTGTGACAATGGCCTTCGATCGCTatgttgccatatgtaacccCCTGAGATACACCACCATCCTCACCAACGCACGAATAGCTAAGCTAGGGCTAGTGGGTTTGATAAGAGCTGTTGTCTTCGTTCTGCCTGCGCCCCTGCTCCTGAGCGggcagccattctgtgccaaccgcattatccccCACACGCACTGCGACCACATAGCTGTGGCGAAGATGTCGTGTGGGGATATCACAGTCAACAGGACGTACTGCTTGGTAATATTGTTTGTAATCGCGGGGTTAGACCTGACACTCATTGCCCTGTCCTATGGTCTGATCATTAAGGCTGTCTTCAGAATCTCCCATAAGGaagcccaccagaaagccctcaacacctgcacagcccacatctgtgtgatgctGACCTCCTATACTCCCTTGCTCTTCTCTAGCCTGACATATGAGTTCGGTCAGGGCATCGCTCCCCATGTTCACATCATCTTGGCTAACCTCTATTTTCTCATCCCCCCCATGCTGAACCCTATTATTTATGGGGCcaaaaccaaagagcttcgtgacaaaGTGGTCAAATACATCTGCAGAATGTAA
- the LOC123375340 gene encoding olfactory receptor 52E2-like — protein MASFNLTTSYPSTYILMGIPGLEAAHVLISIPFSMFYIIGLLGNFTILFVVGKEQTLHKPMYLLICMLALADISISTSLVPKALCIFWFNLKGITLGGCLTQMFFFHAGMVMHSAVLVTMAFDRYVAICDPLRYTIILTNARIAKLGLVGLIRAVLFILPGPLLLSRQPFCDNFIIPHTYCEYMAVAKMSCGDTTVNRMYDLVIVSVVFGLDLTLIALSYGLIIRAVFRISSKEAHQKALNTCTAHICVILTSYTPSFFSNLTHRYGLGIAPHVHIILANLYFLVPTMLNPVIYGVKTKELRDKVVKYICRI, from the coding sequence ATGGCATCCTTCAACCTCACCACCTCTTACCCTTCAACATACATCCTAATGGGCATCCCTGGCCTAGAAGCTGCCCATGTCctgatttccatccctttctctatgttctacattattggcctgttgggaaatttcaCAATTTTGTTTGTTGTGGGcaaagagcagaccctgcacaagccaATGTACCTGCTGATCTGCATGCTGGCACTCGCAGACATCAGCATATCTACCTCCCTCGTGCCtaaggcactgtgtatattttggttcaatcTGAAAGGCATTACTTtgggtggctgcctcacccagatgttcttctttCATGCGGGTATGGTTATGCATTCAGCCGTCCTAGTGACAATGGCCTTCGATCGCTATGTTGCCATATGTGACCCTCTGAGATATACCATCATCCTGACCAATGCACGGATAGCTAAGCTAGGGCTTGTGGGTTTGATAagagctgttctcttcattctgcctgggcctctgctcctcagcaggcagccattcTGTGACAACTTCATTATCCCCCATACGTACTGTGAGTACATGGCTGTGGCGAAGATGTCGTGTGGGGACACGACTGTCAACAGGATGTACGACTTAGTGATAGTGTCTGTAGTCTTCGGGTTAGACCTGACACTCATTGCCCTGTCCTATGGTCTAATCATCAGGGCCGTCTTCAGAATCTCCTCCAAGGAAGCGcaccagaaagccctcaacacctgcactgcccacatctgtgtgatTCTGACCTCTTATACTCCCTCATTCTTTTCTAACCTTACACACCGGTATGGTCTGGGCATTGCTCCCCATGTTCATATCATATTGGCAAACCTCTATTTCCTTGTCCCCACCATGCTCAACCCTgtcatttatggggtcaaaaccaaagagcttcgtgacaaaGTGGTTAAATACATCTGCAGAATATGA